One part of the Entelurus aequoreus isolate RoL-2023_Sb linkage group LG05, RoL_Eaeq_v1.1, whole genome shotgun sequence genome encodes these proteins:
- the LOC133650596 gene encoding uncharacterized protein LOC133650596 gives MEQTPGLVFPDNEPEVSVPSAHALVRRCRRIWAAARLVLIRQRDRMKKTADRKRRPAPAYQPGHRVWLSTKDMRLKVPSKKLAPRFIGPYPITRVIGPSAVRLRLPRSLRVYPTFHVSRVKPVKVSPLVPATTSPPPPEMIEGGPVYKVKKLLAVRSRGRGRQYLVDWEGYGPEERQWVPSLHIVDSTLIEDFHKDHPGQPGPSGVGPKGRGTVTPRSRALPLVSPV, from the exons atggagcaaacacctggtctgg TCTTTCCAGACAATGAGCCGGAAGTATCGGTCCCCTCGGCACATGCCCTGGTCCGACGTTGCCGACGCATCTGGGCAGCAGCTCGTCTGGTGCTGATCCGACAGAGAGACCggatgaagaagactgcagatcgaAAGAGGAGACCCGCTCCGGCATATCAGCCAGGGCATAGAGTTTGGCTCTCGACCAAGGACATGCGACTCAAGGTACCCTCCAAGAAGTTAGCACCCCGATTCATAGGTCCATACCCTATCACCAGAGTCATCGGACCCTCTGCTGTACGACTCCGTCTGCCCCGGTCTCTACGAGTATACCCAACCTTCCACGTCAGCCGAGTGAAACCGGTTAAAGTAAGCCCGTTGGTTCcagccaccacgtcccctccGCCACCCGAGATGATTGAGGGCGGTCCTGTTTACAAAGTAAAGAAGTTGTTAGCAGTTCGCAGCAGGGGCCGGGGCAGACAGTATCTGGTGGACTGGGAAGGGTATGGACCGGAAGAGAGACAGTGGGTGCCTTCTCTGCACATTGTGGACTCCACCCTCATTGAGGACTTCCATAAAGACCATCCCGGACAGCCTGGGCCGTCAGGTGTCGGCCCTAAAGGGAGGGGTACTGTCACACCGCgatcacgggcccttcctcttgtgtcaccagtctga